A genomic window from Montipora capricornis isolate CH-2021 chromosome 8, ASM3666992v2, whole genome shotgun sequence includes:
- the LOC138014098 gene encoding uncharacterized protein produces the protein MYKFNRNIIASSLRYQHKLVCKETDSPGCASISFNFLSNFIRNNAQLYLSFRPFEGTCEAEALVAMENCIADVRSWMINEWLMLNDEKTEFLVIGKRKQLSKVSVSSIRVGDVDVVPAHSAKNLGSWFDSDMDMARHITKTCGSAFFYLYNIPHIRKYLTSECTEKLIHAFIISRLDYCNSLLYGVPDHHIQKLQRAMNASA, from the coding sequence atgtataaatttaataggaacattattgcttcatcattgcgttatcaacacaaactggtatgTAAAGAAACAGATAGTCCAGGTTGTGCttcaatttcgtttaacttCTTATCcaactttatcaggaataatgctcAGTTATACTTGTCATTTCGGCCATTTGAGGGTACGTGTGAAGCTGAGGCGCTAGTTGCTATGGAGAACTGCATCGCAGATGTTCGTTCATGGATGATTAATGAATGGTTGATGTTAAACGATGAGAAGACTGAGTTTCTGGTGATCGGAAAGAGAAAGCAGCTATCAAAAGTGTCTGTCAGTAGTATTAGGGTTGGCGATGTTGATGTAGTCCCCGCACACTCGGCAAAAAATCTGGGTTCCTGGTTCGACTCGGACATGGATATGGCAAGACATATAACAAAGACCTGTGGTAGTGCATTCTTCTATCTGTATAATATCCCACACATACGAAAATACCTGACTAGTGAATGTACTGAGAAACTGATTCATGCATTTATAATTAGTAGGTTAGACTATTGCAACAGTCTCCTCTATGGAGTTCCTGACCATCATATACAAAAACTCCAACGTGCCATGAACGCTAGTGCGTGA